CCATCGCCGAGGTAGAGACCGAGAAGGTAGGAGTAGGCCGCGGGATCGAGTACCCGGTCGTGGCAACGCGGGCATGACGGGGGAGTGTGGCTCGCGGCCTTTTCGGGATGTTTCTTCCAGTTGCCCAGTGTGGATGTCGGGATGCCGGTCTGGCGGTGGACTTCAGCGATCGTGAATCCCGCCGCCAGCAGTCGTAACGCCAGTGGGCGCTGTCGCGGATCGTACATGCCCACAGTCTGGCGACCGCTGCTGACGGTTCGCACATGATCACTCTTTGTGAGGCATCTCGCTGACTGCCGCTGACCTTGAGGCCGTGTTCAAAAGGGGTTCAGCGATTTCCCTGGCGTGGGGTGACGTATTCACCAGTACAGCGCCTCACTGACGAGTGTGAAGGCATTGCCGGTCCCAGGAGGAGATCTCTGCTGCAATGCGCGACGCGCGACGCTTGATGAAGAAGGGATAATCAAAAGTGCCGGGAGCGGGACTCGAACCCGCACGCCCTTTCGGACAAATCCTTTTGAGGGATTCGCGTCTGCCTATTTCGCCATCCCGGCATATTTATCCGGACATGTCCCTTGGTGTCCGTATCGCCCTGCATGAGGCGGGGCGACGGGGACCAGGGTAGCGGGTTTCGGTAGGCTCGTGGGCGTGGAGAGCGCTCGGCGGGTTGTGATCGCGGAAGACGAAGCCCTGATCAGGCTGGACCTGAAGGAGATGCTTCAGGAGGACGGCTACGAGGTGGTCGGGGAGGCCGGTGACGGTGAGACGGCCGTCCGGCTCGCCGGGGAGCTGAAGCCCGACCTCGTGATCCTCGACGTGAAGATGCCGGTGCTGGACGGCATCTCGGCGGCCGAGCGGATCTCCGCTGAGCGGATCGCGCCGGTGGTGATCCTCACCGCGTTCTCCCAGCGCGAGCTCGTCCAGCGGGCGACGGACGCGGGCGCGATGGCCTACCTCGTCAAGCCGTTCTCCAAGACCGACCTCACGCCGGCGATCGAGATGGCGGTGAGCCGGTACACCGAGCTCCGTGCGCTGGAGGCGGAGGTCGCGGGGCTGCAGGAGCGGCTCGACACGCGCAAGGTGGTCGACCGCGCCAAGGGGCTGCTTCAGAAGGCCCACGGGTGGTCCGAGCCCGAGGCGTTCCGGTGGATCCAGAAGACCTCGATGGACCGGCGGCTCACGATGCGGGCGGTCGCCGAGGCGGTCGTGGCGGGCGCCTCCGGAGGCCCTGACGAGTCCGCCGCGGGCTGACTCCTCAGCGCGGTCGAACCCCCGGTTGTCAAGGTCCAAAGCGCAGGTACCGGACCGGGCCGTTGACGTCACGTTTCGTAATCGTCCCAGGCAACGCCCGGTATCAGATGGGCACAGGGGAGTAACGAACGAGTAACCCTTCGATCCGGGGGTCCTGTTCTGGGGTGGGTCGACGGTGTACGACATACCTGGTCCCCGAGTGACCGGTTTCCTCCTTTGGAGGGGTCGGCGTCGGGGCTTCACTCGTACCCGATCCACCCGGATCCGGATGGAAAGGTTGGGCACCTTGCGGCGCAACATGATGAGGATCACCGGCGCGGTTGCGGTGAGCGCGGCGCTCGCGCTCAGCGCCGTGGCGTGTGGTGACGGCGATAGCGACTCCGGCAACGGCAACGAGGTCACGATCGGGTTCATGGGTGACCTGACCGGTGAGAACTCGGGCCTGGTGATCCCGCCCAAGCAGGGCGCGCAGCTGGCCATCGAGCAGTACAACGCCACGAACCCGAAGGTCAAGATCAAGTTCAAGACCTACGACAGCCAGGGCAAGCCGGAGCAGGCGACGACGCTGGCGCAGGGCGCGATCAAGAACGACAAGATCGTCGGCCTCATCGGCCCCGCGTTCTCCGGTGAGTCGCAGAGCGTCGCCCCGATCCTCGAAGAGGCCAAGGTCCCGAGCGTGTCGCCGTCGGCGACCAACATCACGCTCGGCGAGAAGGGCTGGAAGTACTGGCACCGGGTGGTGGCCGACGACGCCGTGCAGAGCGACGGCGCCGCGAACTTCCTGGTGAACTCGGTGAAGGCGAAGAAGCTCTTCACGGTGTCGGACAACCAGGACTACGGCAAGGGTCTCGCCGACGCGATCGGCAAGGCCGCCGGCGCCAAGGGCGTGCAGACCCAGACCGACGCGGTCGACGACAAGGCGACGGACTACTCCTCGACCGTCAACAAGATCAACCAGTTCAAGCCGGACGCGGTCTACTTCGGCGGCTACTACGCGGTGGCGGGCCGGCTGTTCAAGCAGCTCCGCGAGGCGGGCTACAAGGGCAAGATGATGTCCGGCGACGGCTCGCTGGCGACCGGCCTGATCGAGGGCGCCGGCCAGGCCAACGCGCAGGGCGCGCTGCTGAGCTGCGGCTGCCTGATCGACGCCGAGGGCAAGACGAACCCGAAGGCCAAGAAGTTCGCCGACGACTACAAGGCGAAGTTCAACTCCGAGGTCGCCATCTACTCGACCGAGGGCTTCGACGCGGCGACGGCGTTCATCGAGGCGGTCAAGGCCGGCAAGACCGAGCCGGAGGACATCAACAGCTTCCTGAAGACCGAGGACATCCAGGGCGTCGGCAAGCAG
The sequence above is a segment of the Actinomadura coerulea genome. Coding sequences within it:
- a CDS encoding branched-chain amino acid ABC transporter substrate-binding protein encodes the protein MRRNMMRITGAVAVSAALALSAVACGDGDSDSGNGNEVTIGFMGDLTGENSGLVIPPKQGAQLAIEQYNATNPKVKIKFKTYDSQGKPEQATTLAQGAIKNDKIVGLIGPAFSGESQSVAPILEEAKVPSVSPSATNITLGEKGWKYWHRVVADDAVQSDGAANFLVNSVKAKKLFTVSDNQDYGKGLADAIGKAAGAKGVQTQTDAVDDKATDYSSTVNKINQFKPDAVYFGGYYAVAGRLFKQLREAGYKGKMMSGDGSLATGLIEGAGQANAQGALLSCGCLIDAEGKTNPKAKKFADDYKAKFNSEVAIYSTEGFDAATAFIEAVKAGKTEPEDINSFLKTEDIQGVGKQIKFAENGELAAKDIFIYEVKDNKLPLLGNSNEAKVS
- a CDS encoding response regulator, giving the protein MESARRVVIAEDEALIRLDLKEMLQEDGYEVVGEAGDGETAVRLAGELKPDLVILDVKMPVLDGISAAERISAERIAPVVILTAFSQRELVQRATDAGAMAYLVKPFSKTDLTPAIEMAVSRYTELRALEAEVAGLQERLDTRKVVDRAKGLLQKAHGWSEPEAFRWIQKTSMDRRLTMRAVAEAVVAGASGGPDESAAG